atagttcgtgaaaacatctATTGccatcctttaagaatgtttcaatgattgaaatagagtttagaacacttaaccatcattggattatgaacatagtatgtgttcttacatatatgtgatccatgtccggaactatagtatgcatacacgtatgcataCCTGTTAGTTATGAAATTCCGAgagcctaagtacacatacccgtaggCGTACTGGTGAAGGGTTTGagtccgtgaatttctgatgtGTTTGGAAGCAGGCATACCcaatgcatactggcgaacccaaactcagtccggttATTTAAGTATGCATaatcgtttgcatacttgagtagttaaagttctaaaatcagtttgttcatgaactaatacatttatataataaggaatgcattctatgcaaatgaactgattcgagtgaatcaaaccgattttgcttcaattgtgttcttgtatacttctatgaaaatataacaattgaacaaccctatagatagttgtggttaagatgaataaggttgatatgatagtgttcatatggctaacttcggttaactattgttgagccaacctagtgtacacgtttagttacggttactcaaacctaaatgaaggtacatttcatttgtgtataacaagctaagttcgatctaacggttgaaagatattagcttgattctaatcaggttttcatctaacggtgaatattgaatgatttgttaacaaggtaacttagattgcaaaccctgatactatataagggagaactctagcaattgggaaacttaatccccacacattctttgtgatactagttgcgattagagtcgattatcctttaaccttaggtttttcacgagaccctgtaagttaatgacttgaagacttcattgggattgtgaagccagacccaactattttctctgtagttgtgtgttctgatcttacttctatcgtgattgagtattaaatttgctaagatttgcttaagatttatctccgataggtaagattaaaagtagtcacaaatatcttcgtctcatcgtttgtgattccacaatatcttgtttcgattccatacgattaagattattatgaggtgattgataatactaggttgttcttcgggaatataagtccggtttatcaattggttccagtgcaccttgatttatcaaaagacggaacaaaaatcataggtatttctatgggagaaagatttatctattccaatatacttttttgtgcgagacagatttgtttatcaagtcttctttgggtcgtagcaactcttggttgtgggtgagatcaactaagggaatcaagtgcgtagaatcatgttggggttcagagacgtaaggagcgcaactgtaccttgatcaatgtaagattgatttgggatcaactacattccagtcctaagttcattggtactaggctagtgtctgtagcggcttaatacagtgtggtgttcaaatctggactaggtctcggggtttttctgcattttcggtttcctcgttaacaaaatttctggtgtctgtgttatttcctttacgcattatatttgtttatataatttaaatatcacaggttatgcgtaagatcaatcaattgtgaatccaacctttggttgttgattgaactgATAGACacctggatattggtttttgataccgttcaagttatttcttatattcaatcaggctcgcaaattcctatttgtttgattgcgaattgaattgagaagttgagatataactctttgatatacttttcttaagattgagtctgactgtcaagttgattctcttgaaagtatattggagttagtccatacagactgctaagcgaaatattgagtgtggttgttagaccccctctttttcataaCGGTTTTACCCTTGGGTCTTAAATGACTATTTTACTCTTGGTCTAAAACTCACCATCCATAATAATATATCTGTATGCCGCGAATATTTTGAAGTGAATCTTTCAAGAATATCATACTGTCATCTGAATGAAAACTATATGAAATAATAGGAGCCCCATTAGTAACTTGAAAACTCTGGAGATCTCCagcaaaaatattataataaattaACCGAGATAACTCCTCTAGTCTTGTAATAAATATTTTAGGAGACCGAGGGTCGCCCTGTCTCAAACCTCGTTGAGGGAAAAAGGCGTCACCCGGAGCCTCATTCACTTTAAGACACAAAAGATAAACATTGTCCAAGACTGGTAGAAACCCAAAGTAAAAATAACTTCAATTATAAATTTCCAACGCGTCTTATCACAGGCCTTTTCGAAATTAATTTTCGGAGCCATCCAACTTGTAGAACATTTCTTCTTGTGCTTAAGAGAATGAAATATTTCACTAGTAAGCACAATAGAGAATGAAATATAAGTACCTGGAACAAAAGCATTTTGGAATGGATAAATAAATCGACGAAGAAAAGGTTTCAAGCGGTTAGGACCGGTGGATCCAACTAATCATGTGCTGGATTTTGGTCCACACGGTACTGCATAAAGAACGAGTTCTCATGTTTGAATCGTGTCGAATTCTTGGGACCAACCTTGTGAACGTTGGGTATTCTGAAGTGTGCGGTATGGGACGTAAACTTTGGGAATCCGAAGTTTGTCCATAatagttttgtttgaattttgggGAAAAAATTCTTTAAAGGACATAATAATGTAAAACCTGCACTTTTTGCATGGCACATGCTCAAAAATGCGTCAttggcatgagatgaagcttcatatcaAGCTTGTGTTGTGCGTTAAGGGAATGTTGGACTAGGACCGAATGTTGCACTACCATGGTGCATTAGCCAGTGTGGATGGCCAAGTGAGATATCACACCATCATGGTGTGCATTACGGAGGAacattggccaagagccaaaATCGCATCATCATACTGCATCATCCAGTGGGTGTCTATCTGAGTGATGATTGCGACTCTAAGGTAACTCAAGTCACTTGGCTAGGCAATGCGATGCGATGCAAGTGATGATTGTTCCCATACTTAATGAGGTAAGTTgcagtctatttccttgaatacCCACACTTCCTATAAAATCGTTCGACGTAGGCATGTACCAATTTCTCATTGGGCATGGTCAGGAAAGTAAGATATATCGGTATGCAACTTGAGGGATCTTGCATAAGCCATTGGCATCACAAGCATTATGTAAGGCAAGTAAGGCATAATCCGGGCTGGTTCATCCTTGGACAAGCAAGATAAGTACATGCATTCAGCTCAATGCCAAAGCGAAAACTAGGAAAATTGGCCGGCTTGCAATGGACTATGTGCGTAGAGTTAGTTTTTAATtaataatatttaaaaaataatactCTTCGTTTCAATATTTCCGCCGTTTATCCTATTTTCGTTTGTTTCAAAATTATGTCGTGCTTATGTTTAAAGTCATAAAATTTTTCTATatgctgcaaaaaaaaaaaaaaaatctataaactctcaaatatatccttattttattcttattaaaaatatatatttaataaGATTCTGTTTGAAATCGTTAAAAATACTtaccaaaataaatatatactccctccgtctctatTATAAAGGCGGACAAATACAAATCTCGCCaaataagaaaaattttggttttcctatATTTTCCTAATTATACCTAATATACCCATATTTATTATCCCGTTAATTAATGAATATCCTATTAAAAAATTTagggtccagatcgtctgtgccactgcttaggtgtgccctatgtgccacaccaatagaatgACGCCACATATTTCCTCCCATTAACGATAACTAACTAACTAACTAGATTTTCTATATATAACATCAGTCATTTaggaaagataatcaattatGGACTAAAAAAGAGATTACCAGTATAagagaggaatgatgtggcgtgtttctattggtgtggcacatagggcacacacaagcagtggcacagacgatctcgacccAAAAATTTATGTTCAACTAATTACCTAATTAAGGAATTTAAGTTCAACTAAAAAACTTAAATGTAGGAGTAGCTACGAGAAGAAAAAGATTCACGGTTTCTGCTCGTTTTCCTCCCTCTCCCTAGTTTTATGCTTATCATAATTATGATCAAAAATTTTGAAAGATAATACCATAAGGATGGAATGTTTTGATCCCTAATTAATCTAGGGAATGAGTGTTAGCAATAAATGACTTTACTGATACACATAAGCTTAGATAAGAGTATACTGGGAAAAAGTGACATTGGAAACCAATTTCCGCCTATATATAAAGACTGCATTTTTTTACTTCTCCGCCTATATAACAGATACGGAGGGAGTATATGGTTAATATCTTTTTTTTATCTCCATTCCGTGTGGAAAAAAACTATTTTTAACTACAAAAGTTAGATTCGTTATAAAACCTATATTGCATGAATATAATCTGaggttttcaaaattaggaaCATTTTTTATTTATACTCTTTTATATcttatttaaaataaaatttgCCGATTTTGGGTAAAATTTTTTATAATAATTTCTTTACAAATATGAATAGCTTAGAAAATCTCTCCGTCTCCTTAATTTTTCCATTTTGTCAAAATGGACTACAATTTTGAAACGAGCGCCCTGTCCACACTCCTACTGCCATTTGGAGGATGGTTGTCTCATCTGAGCTAAATGCCATTACTAAATCAGCCCCAATTTGTCGGACCAATCGTATACGCGGCAAAAGCAGCACCATGCAACTTCTCGTGAAAGCAAAACGTCATTTTCCATCACCACATGTCACTACCTCATTATCTCCAACAGAACTAACCAACTTACACGTGTACACTTAATATCACACCCTTCCCTCTCAAAGTGCGCTCAAAGTGTCCAATTAATTAACGAAAATGATTGATGTAGCGAGATACCTGCACCGAGCTGGTACCGTGTGGCCCATTCATGCCCTACTCCTATACCAATGCAGAATGGGTGACATTGAAACCGTCCGATTTTCTCTTGATGCACATCACGGTACTGGATTTCGGCAGGTTACTTTATTAACCATGGTTAAGCTGTTACTAGTATATATAGAAATTCCCACCTCCTCCTCGGGTTGGTGTAGCTGAGTGATTTGTAGTGGTGTTTTAAATCCTTCGGAATTGGAATTCTGTTGGTAAGTgtgtgtttttgaattttttgggtGTGAGAAGAGAGTGAATAAGAGATATGGGACTCTCCCATTACCCTAGTCCAGCTGAAGGAATGTTACCGGTGATAGTTATGAATACAGTTGTGTCAGTTGCTTTGCTCAAGAATATGGTAAAATGGGTCATTCAAGTAATGATTGGAATTGAAAATCCATCGTCAAATTTCGAAGAGGAAAACACTACAAATGAAGAAGTCCAATTGTCAGAGAATAGAAAAACATCGGTTACACTTTATAAATCTTTATGCGATGAAAGATCTTCTAGAGTTTGTAAAAGCAGTAGTGATGATGATAATAGTAATAGCAGTTTTAGGTTATGTTCAGTTGTAGAATGTTGCGTTTGTCTCCATAAGTTTAAAGCAAATGAAGAAGTCAGTGAATTGTCTTGTAACCATTTCTTTCATAAAGGTTGCTTGAAGAAATGGTTAGATCACAAACACAGTACTTGTCCTCTTTGTAGATCTACcctttgaaaagaaaagaaaattcaatcCAAACTCTTGTATCCgtctctattttcttgtttttatttttctcttttgtttGATGCGTAATTTTACATTATAGACGAGTTTTGAAATCAGGTCTTGAATATTATATGATCGGTGCCGAAGCAACAATTACTCAGGTTAAGAAGTTCAATGTTTTAGGCAAAAGATTAGATTATCTTTGTCTCATACCAATTACTCAGGTTAAGAAGTTCATTGATTTGGTTGGTGTAACTCCTGATTGCATCATCTGGTGCTTTTCCACTTGATGATGTAATTCCCGGATAAAAAGATAAATGGACCGAAACATTTCACTAAAATATTAACCTGCAATAAGTCTTGGGCTGAACCAACCACAATTGAACTTATGTTAAAGTCCTTTGACTGACTTTAGGACCCCCATGCATATGTCAAGAGAAGGTCATCGGAAACGACAGATATATTCACTGGTTTTTGTGGCATTGTCCTTTTCAAAGCAAAGTTGGTGTGCACTAACTTATTCGGTTAGCTGATAAGATCAACTACATAGCTCAGTGTGCACTAACGCATTCGGTTAGCTGATAAGATCAACTACATAGCTCAGACAACTCCCTCCTGGCAGTCTCAATTAATGTTTGCAAGAACTTGCTAGGTTCGCAATTGTTAGGGTTTGTAAGAGAGGCATGAGTTAAGAAAGGAAGTTTTCTTAATGCTCTTCCACTTAATCCCTGAAATAAGAAAGAATCCAAAATCATTTAAGTATTATTAGGTAatcaaatttggattagttactcATCATATGGATTTTAAGAATTATTTGTTGATCTCTGACCTCACTAATTTCTGACGCTTCCAGCAATTGCTTAGCCAATTCAAGTGGACCCAGACTCTCGTGTATGCTGGGTGCATTCAGCTTCTCTCTTACACTTGCAAAACTTGGAAGAATGAGTGGTTCCTAGAACAATAGAAACATGGATCAACACAAGCTAGTAAGTGGACCTTTGGCAGACTGAACCGCAGTGTCTCTCCGAATAATCTAGAAATTCTGAAGTCACGGTTATCAACAATTAGGTGAATGAGGAAAAGGAAACATTACCTGTTGATCTGTCAAAATTTTAGTTCGAATCAGTTCCTGGATGCACGACCTTAGTATCTCATACCTTGCTTGAAGGGTTGGAGGCCCCACATAGGCCTTAATATCTGCCCTATCGACAAACGCAATATCTGGAATCTAAACCATAGTCAGTCTATAGATTCCACCTTTAACAAACATGCGTATAGAACACAGATTTCTATTCCAGATCTCGAAAAAACTGGTTGGGTCTCACGATAAAAGGATTCTTAAATGCTACATACGGGCAACTCCAGAAATTAAAGTCTTTCCTGGCGGGAAAAATGAAACTTTTGGCAGCATCTATAGTTAATAAAAAGAATGTACTGATTCATTGCAGGCGTACCTATTGCAGCTGTAATATTTGAAGTTGTTAGGATGATGACGTTAGGCGAGGATTTTAATTTATCCATCTGAGTGAGTAAAGCATTCACAACCTGAATATAATACAACTTACGTTACATGGCTATAAAGTGCATTAGATTACTTTGTGTTCCCAGTTCAGAGAAGTTATGATACCCTAATCGAGTCAGAAGGTTCGGATCCAGACAAAGCAGCATTTCGAGCAGCAGCTAAGCTTTCAACTTCATCTACAAAGCAAAAGAAAGGCTGTTACTACATATTGTCAAAATAAGTTAGCAAAAGAGTTTGTGCAAGAACCTAGCAGAAAGTACAATAATGTGGATGGATGAAGATATGCTCACCAATCAAAACAAACACCAGGCTGTTATCTTCCTCTACCATCTCTTGGATTTTTTGAAAAAGTTTCGCAACCTGATTAAA
This genomic interval from Papaver somniferum cultivar HN1 unplaced genomic scaffold, ASM357369v1 unplaced-scaffold_33, whole genome shotgun sequence contains the following:
- the LOC113341959 gene encoding probable E3 ubiquitin-protein ligase XERICO, with the protein product MGLSHYPSPAEGMLPVIVMNTVVSVALLKNMVKWVIQVMIGIENPSSNFEEENTTNEEVQLSENRKTSVTLYKSLCDERSSRVCKSSSDDDNSNSSFRLCSVVECCVCLHKFKANEEVSELSCNHFFHKGCLKKWLDHKHSTCPLCRSTL